In the Sarcophilus harrisii chromosome 3, mSarHar1.11, whole genome shotgun sequence genome, one interval contains:
- the FFAR3 gene encoding free fatty acid receptor 3, translating into MLNPFLFFRTTMDKSAVQGYFPGSHWLYFSVYLFTFLTGLPLNLMALIVFVGKLRRRPLAVDVLLLNLTVSDLLLLVFLPFRMVETASAMYWPLPFFLCPLSGFLFFTTIYFSSLILTAVSVERYLGVAYPVWYKTRSRTSQAGLVSIGCWLLGSAHCSIVYVAEFWKDTIQKQQFNRTCYLEFREEQLAVVLPFRLEMAVVLFGVPLVLACYCYGKMVWILRKGNHLKKRKRVMGLIGATMLNFLVCFGPYNMSHVVGYFQGKSPRWRGYVLLLSILNSCVDPLVFYFSSSGFQRDFHRLFRNLVKTSGLRGGNRSGIQERNGPEKEQSTC; encoded by the coding sequence ATGCtgaatccttttctcttcttcagaacCACCATGGACAAGAGTGCAGTTCAGGGTTACTTCCCTGGCAGCCACTGGCTCTacttctctgtctatctcttcaCCTTCCTCACTGGCCTTCCCCTCAACCTGATGGCCCTGATTGTCTTTGTGGGTAAACTGAGGCGTCGGCCTCTGGCTGTGGATGTTCTTCTGCTCAACCTGACCGTCTCTGACCTGCTGCTGCTGGTCTTTCTGCCCTTCCGGATGGTGGAGACAGCGAGTGCCATGTACTGGCCTTTGCCCTTCTTCTTATGCCCCTTATCAGGCTTTCTTTTCTTCACCACTATCTACTTCAGCTCCCTCATCCTCACGGCCGTGAGTGTGGAACGCTACCTGGGGGTCGCCTATCCTGTGTGGTACAAGACCCGGTCGAGGACCAGCCAAGCTGGCTTGGTCAGTATTGGTTGTTGGCTGCTGGGGAGTGCCCACTGCAGCATAGTCTATGTTGCAGAATTTTGGAAGGATACCATCCAAAAGCAACAGTTCAACAGGACTTGCTACCTGGAGTTTAGGGAAGAGCAGCTGGCTGTGGTGCTGCCTTTCAGGCTGGAGATGGCAGTGGTCCTCTTTGGAGTGCCGTTGGTTCTTGCCTGTTATTGCTATGGTAAAATGGTATGGATCCTGAGAAAGGGGAACcacctgaagaagagaaaaagagtgatGGGGCTGATAGGGGCCACGATGCTCAATTTCCTGGTCTGCTTTGGCCCATATAACATGTCCCACGTCGTCGGTTATTTCCAGGGCAAGAGTCCAAGATGGCGGGGGTATGTGTTGCTGCTCAGCATTCTGAACTCCTGTGTGGATCCTCTTGTCTTTTACTTCTCATCATCCGGGTTCCAGAGGGACTTTCACAGGTTATTCAGGAATCTGGTGAAGACTTCAGGTCTTCGGGGGGGAAATAGGTCAGGAATACAAGAGA
- the FFAR1 gene encoding free fatty acid receptor 1 translates to MDIPMQLSFALYAAAFTLGLPLNVILLSEAVSHARLRLTPSLVYTLQLACSDLLLTASLPLKAAEALAGGAWPLPASLCPAFALIHFVPLYSGGGFLAALSVGRYLGAAFPLGYQAARRPCYSWGVCVGIWGLVFFHLGLVLGLETLGGQVDNSTKSLGLTIPINGSPVCLEAWDPIWAGPARLSISLLLFFLPLAITAFCYVGCLRALVRSGLSRSRKLRAARVAGGALLTLLLCLGPYNASHVVGFVKPYAGGHWRKLGLIMGSWSTVLNPLVSGCLGNRAGQRHGTIGTPGGTAQK, encoded by the coding sequence ATGGACATCCCCATGCAGCTCTCCTTTGCCCTCTACGCTGCTGCCTTCACTCTGGGCCTTCCCCTCAATGTCATCCTCCTCAGCGAGGCTGTGTCCCACGCCCGGCTCCGCCTTACCCCAAGCCTTGTCTACACCCTCCAACTGGCCTGCTCGGACCTTCTGCTGACCGCCTCCCTGCCCCTGAAGGCAGCCGAGGCTCTGGCAGGGGGAGCCTGGCCTCTCCCGGCCTCACTTTGCCCGGCCTTTGCCTTGATACATTTTGTCCCCCTTTATTCTGGGGGTGGTTTTTTGGCCGCCCTCAGCGTTGGCCGCTACCTGGGGGCAGCCTTCCCGTTGGGATACCAAGCCGCACGGAGGCCCTGCTATTCCTGGGGCGTGTGTGTGGGCATCTGGGGGCTGGTCTTTTTCCACTTGGGGCTGGTGCTTGGCCTGGAAACTCTGGGAGGCCAGGTGGACAACAGCACAAAGTCCCTGGGATTGACCATTCCCATCAACGGTTCCCCCGTCTGCCTGGAAGCCTGGGACCCAATATGGGCTGGTCCGGCCCGCCTCAGCATTTCCCTTctgctcttcttcctccccttggCCATCACCGCCTTCTGCTACGTGGGCTGCCTCCGGGCCCTGGTCCGCTCGGGCCTGAGCCGAAGCCGCAAGCTCAGAGCCGCCCGCGTGGCCGGAGGGGCCCTGCTCACGCTGCTGCTCTGCCTGGGGCCCTACAATGCCTCCCATGTGGTGGGCTTTGTGAAGCCCTATGCCGGCGGCCACTGGAGGAAGCTTGGCTTGATCATGGGATCCTGGAGCACCGTGCTCAATCCACTGGTATCAGGGTGCTTGGGCAACAGGGCTGGCCAGAGGCACGGTACCATAGGGACTCCGGGTGGGACAGCCCAGAAATAG